A window of Gasterosteus aculeatus chromosome 9, fGasAcu3.hap1.1, whole genome shotgun sequence contains these coding sequences:
- the atad5b gene encoding ATPase family AAA domain-containing protein 5b isoform X1, with translation MQNKLKRSKKSEHVLRPAEVRTSSCLGDGTSPGGGTAAAAGASCRKAPPKDVKIAPIFLLKTPHGKTKRRREGRPDRPVEKPQESVRFPRAPLVRSETESVNISCRGQLSPSAVHICLEEIQTANPAFPVGTVFSTLQKNTGEKLQDFGTTAETKRSPQNDLQEKRKQGSDGPERQPKRLRCSPTAEEPFGVARCHSSAGLETSICNKLGRAHRLRRSGDPAGREPSSGPMNHPELKTCGLPQTDSSSEDVLWTDKYSPRHSSEIIGNSASVDKLRIWLKKWKLRADCDERRKMSERKQEENSNHSWDCGDFQGEAGPEDVDAGEAAPCSTALITGPAGVGKTASVYACAQELGFKVFEVNCSSQRSGRHVLAQLKEATQSHLVEVSGKDPLTPTYFNNYAASGCPPKSETFPGKTVRPKIATMTSRNRAAKRFGGCSRSGKTTAPAATLADYFKKKAKADRAHFGGPKTDGEEPDGLRPGCGQTVPKNRKTATSLILFEEVDVIFDDDVGFLTAIKTFMTTTKRPVVLTTSDPLFRERFNCSLEEMLFKTPSAVNVCSYLRLVALAEGVRLESDDAHGLVGLFGVDVRRCLLQLQLWVLGGGASPEEPSRVRHPSVAGRGDDSGDPGCTASSLGLHRVTQRQLLNLLMLQVWAETDMKELLGLLAESWRGHVPLLYSNLELLLPIEAGGKNTSRLGKRKRVPATSARASSPLPPEKVTGSGDETEANAGKAVTGRLEALADFFDLMSYLDSTTGPRCPEAFVWTGAGVTDGSLDEMSEDNDEVGGTWRREGLLEIRAAVEGLGCHRCCWRMSEASTKAAKCRQEVGDARPASSKRQSLTFGGGAPCAPSVRRRRFGLSRKILGSAAFGLLGSRRAVAVDYMAVLRHICRLQSAQEQKEPSRCLRYLSSTQLGLSRSTIQLLAEDFSSTT, from the exons ATGCAAAACAAACTCAAACGGAGCAAGAAAAGCGAACATGTGTTGCGCCCGGCCGAGGTGAGGACGTCCAGCTGCTTGGGCGATGGAACATCACCGGGAGGAGGTACAGCCGCTGCCGCAGGCGCCTCTTGCAGAAAAGCCCCCCCAAAAGACGTCAAGATCGCGCCAATTTTCTTGCTTAAAACGCCGCACGGTAAAACTAAGCGGCGCCGCGAGGGGAGGCCGGATCGGCCGGTGGAGAAGCCGCAGGAATCGGTGCGGTTTCCCCGCGCGCCACTGGTGAGAAGTGAGACAGAGAGTGTAAATATCTCCTGCAGGGGACAGCTGTCACCCTCAGCTGTGCACATCTGTCTGGAAGAAATCCAAACAGCCAACCCAGCCTTTCCAGTCGGAACAGTGTTCAGCACTCTGCAGAAGAACACAGGTGAAAAGCTGCAGGATTTTGGAACCACAG CAGAAACTAAAAGGTCCCCACAAAACGACCTACAGGAGAAGAGGAAACAAGGAAGCGATGGCCCTGAGAGGCAGCCCAAGCGTCTGCGGTGTAGTCCCACTGCGGAGGAACCCTTCGGGGTGGCTCGCTGTCACTCGTCGGCTGGCCTGGAGACGTCTATCTGCAACAAGCTGGGTCGCGCTCACCGACTGAGGAGAAGTGGTGACCCCGCAGGCCGCGAACCGAGCTCTGGACCGATGAATCACCCGGAGCTCAAAACCTGCGGCCTCCCCCAAACGG ATTCCAGTTCGGAGGACGTCCTATGGACAGACAAATACAGTCCTCGGCATTCGAGTGAAATCATCGGCAACTCTGCCTCCGTGGACAAACTGCGAAT TTGGTTGAAGAAATGGAAACTAAGAGCAGACTGTGACGAGAGGAGAAAAATGTCCGAaaggaaacaagaagaaaacagcaaTC ACTCGTGGGACTGTGGAGACTTCCAGGGCGAGGCCGGGCCGGAGGACGTCGACGCCGGAGAGGCGGCGCCGTGCAGCACCGCCTTGATCACGGGACCTGCAGGTGTGGGCAAGACCGCCTCGGTGTACGCCTGCGCTCAGGAGCTTGGCTTTAAGGTCTTTGAGGTGAACTGCTCCTCGCAGCGCAGCGGGCGCCACGTTCTTGCCCAGCTGAAGGAAGCTACCCAGTCCCACCTGGTGGAGGTCTCGGGGAAGGACCCACTGACACCAACGTACTTCAACAACTACGCCGCCAGCGGCTGCCCTCCTAAATCTGAGACGTTCCCTG gAAAAACGGTGCGTCCCAAAATCGCCACCATGACCTCAAGAAATAGAGCCGCCAAGAGGTTCGGCGGCTGCAGTCGCAGCGGAAAAACCACTGCACCCGCGGCCACTTTGGCCGACTACTTCAAGAAGAAGGCCAAAGCGGATCGCGCTCACTTCGGCGGTCCAAAAACAGATGGCGAAGAACCCGACGGCCTGCGGCCGGGCTGCGGTCAAACGGTGCCGAAGAACAGAAAGACGGCAACGTCACTTATTCTGTTTGAAGag GTCGATGTCATATTCGATGATGACGTCGGTTTCCTCACAGCCATCAAGACTTTCATGACGACCACTAAAAGACCAGTCGTTCTGACCACCAGTG ATCCTTTATTCAGAGAGAGATTCAACTGCAGCCTGGAGGAGATGCTGTTCAAAACGCCATCGGCG GTGAACGTCTGCAGCTACCTGCGGCTGGTGGCGTTGGCCGAGGGCGTGCGGCTGGAGTCGGACGACGCCCACGGCCTCGTCGGGCTGTTCGGGGTGGACGTGAGGCGctgcctgctgcagctgcagctgtgggtGCTCGGGGGAGGGGCCTCGCCCGAGGAGCCTTCTCGTGTGCGCC ACCCGAGTGTTGCTGGAAGAGGAGACGACTCAGGCGACCCAGGCTGCACTGCAAGCTCGCTGGGGCTCCACCGCGTGACCCAACGGCAACTGTTAAACCTACTGATG CTGCAGGTCTGGGCTGAAACGGACATGAAGGAGCTCCTGGGCCTCCTGGCCGAGAGCTGGAGGGGACACGTTCCTCTTCTGTACTCCAACCTGGAGCTTCTTCTGCCCATCGAGGCCGGGGGGAAGAACACATCTCGACTCGGCAAAAGGAAGCGTGTCCCGGCCACATCTGCAAGAGCATCATCACCGCTGCCACCAGAGAAGGTCACCGGATCCGGGGACGAGACTGAGGCGAACGCCGGCAAAGCGGTGACGGGCCGCTTGGAGGCCCTGGCGGACTTCTTCGACCTCATGTCCTACCTCGATTCCACAACGGGCCCACGCTGCCCCGAGGCGTTCGTCTGGACGGGAGCCGGGGTGACGGACGGCTCGCTGGACGAGATGAGCGAGGACAACGACGAGGTGGGCGGGACCTGGAGGCGAGAGGGGCTGTTGGAGATCCGGGCGGCCGTCGAGGGACTCGGGTGTcacaggtgctgctggagaATGTCGGAGGCGTCGACGAAAGCGGCAAagtgcagacaggaagtgggagACGCAAGGCCCGCCTCTTCAAAAAGACAGAGCCTAACCTTCGGCGGCGGTGCACCGTGCGCGCCGAG CGTGCGCAGGAGGAGGTTCGGGCTGAGCAGGAAGATTCTCGGCAGCGCGGCCTTCGGCCTGCTGGGGAGCAGGCGAGCGGTCGCTGTCGACTACATGGCGGTCCTCCGACACATCTGTCGCCTTCAAAGTGCGCAGGAACAGAAAGAGCCCAGCAG GTGTCTGAGGTACCTCAGCAGCACACAGCTGGGCCTCTCGAGGTCCACTATTCAACTGCTGGCAGAAGATTTCTCCTCGACAACCTGA
- the atad5b gene encoding ATPase family AAA domain-containing protein 5b isoform X2, with the protein MQNKLKRSKKSEHVLRPAEVRTSSCLGDGTSPGGGTAAAAGASCRKAPPKDVKIAPIFLLKTPHGKTKRRREGRPDRPVEKPQESVRFPRAPLVRSETESVNISCRGQLSPSAVHICLEEIQTANPAFPVGTVFSTLQKNTGEKLQDFGTTETKRSPQNDLQEKRKQGSDGPERQPKRLRCSPTAEEPFGVARCHSSAGLETSICNKLGRAHRLRRSGDPAGREPSSGPMNHPELKTCGLPQTDSSSEDVLWTDKYSPRHSSEIIGNSASVDKLRIWLKKWKLRADCDERRKMSERKQEENSNHSWDCGDFQGEAGPEDVDAGEAAPCSTALITGPAGVGKTASVYACAQELGFKVFEVNCSSQRSGRHVLAQLKEATQSHLVEVSGKDPLTPTYFNNYAASGCPPKSETFPGKTVRPKIATMTSRNRAAKRFGGCSRSGKTTAPAATLADYFKKKAKADRAHFGGPKTDGEEPDGLRPGCGQTVPKNRKTATSLILFEEVDVIFDDDVGFLTAIKTFMTTTKRPVVLTTSDPLFRERFNCSLEEMLFKTPSAVNVCSYLRLVALAEGVRLESDDAHGLVGLFGVDVRRCLLQLQLWVLGGGASPEEPSRVRHPSVAGRGDDSGDPGCTASSLGLHRVTQRQLLNLLMLQVWAETDMKELLGLLAESWRGHVPLLYSNLELLLPIEAGGKNTSRLGKRKRVPATSARASSPLPPEKVTGSGDETEANAGKAVTGRLEALADFFDLMSYLDSTTGPRCPEAFVWTGAGVTDGSLDEMSEDNDEVGGTWRREGLLEIRAAVEGLGCHRCCWRMSEASTKAAKCRQEVGDARPASSKRQSLTFGGGAPCAPSVRRRRFGLSRKILGSAAFGLLGSRRAVAVDYMAVLRHICRLQSAQEQKEPSRCLRYLSSTQLGLSRSTIQLLAEDFSSTT; encoded by the exons ATGCAAAACAAACTCAAACGGAGCAAGAAAAGCGAACATGTGTTGCGCCCGGCCGAGGTGAGGACGTCCAGCTGCTTGGGCGATGGAACATCACCGGGAGGAGGTACAGCCGCTGCCGCAGGCGCCTCTTGCAGAAAAGCCCCCCCAAAAGACGTCAAGATCGCGCCAATTTTCTTGCTTAAAACGCCGCACGGTAAAACTAAGCGGCGCCGCGAGGGGAGGCCGGATCGGCCGGTGGAGAAGCCGCAGGAATCGGTGCGGTTTCCCCGCGCGCCACTGGTGAGAAGTGAGACAGAGAGTGTAAATATCTCCTGCAGGGGACAGCTGTCACCCTCAGCTGTGCACATCTGTCTGGAAGAAATCCAAACAGCCAACCCAGCCTTTCCAGTCGGAACAGTGTTCAGCACTCTGCAGAAGAACACAGGTGAAAAGCTGCAGGATTTTGGAACCACAG AAACTAAAAGGTCCCCACAAAACGACCTACAGGAGAAGAGGAAACAAGGAAGCGATGGCCCTGAGAGGCAGCCCAAGCGTCTGCGGTGTAGTCCCACTGCGGAGGAACCCTTCGGGGTGGCTCGCTGTCACTCGTCGGCTGGCCTGGAGACGTCTATCTGCAACAAGCTGGGTCGCGCTCACCGACTGAGGAGAAGTGGTGACCCCGCAGGCCGCGAACCGAGCTCTGGACCGATGAATCACCCGGAGCTCAAAACCTGCGGCCTCCCCCAAACGG ATTCCAGTTCGGAGGACGTCCTATGGACAGACAAATACAGTCCTCGGCATTCGAGTGAAATCATCGGCAACTCTGCCTCCGTGGACAAACTGCGAAT TTGGTTGAAGAAATGGAAACTAAGAGCAGACTGTGACGAGAGGAGAAAAATGTCCGAaaggaaacaagaagaaaacagcaaTC ACTCGTGGGACTGTGGAGACTTCCAGGGCGAGGCCGGGCCGGAGGACGTCGACGCCGGAGAGGCGGCGCCGTGCAGCACCGCCTTGATCACGGGACCTGCAGGTGTGGGCAAGACCGCCTCGGTGTACGCCTGCGCTCAGGAGCTTGGCTTTAAGGTCTTTGAGGTGAACTGCTCCTCGCAGCGCAGCGGGCGCCACGTTCTTGCCCAGCTGAAGGAAGCTACCCAGTCCCACCTGGTGGAGGTCTCGGGGAAGGACCCACTGACACCAACGTACTTCAACAACTACGCCGCCAGCGGCTGCCCTCCTAAATCTGAGACGTTCCCTG gAAAAACGGTGCGTCCCAAAATCGCCACCATGACCTCAAGAAATAGAGCCGCCAAGAGGTTCGGCGGCTGCAGTCGCAGCGGAAAAACCACTGCACCCGCGGCCACTTTGGCCGACTACTTCAAGAAGAAGGCCAAAGCGGATCGCGCTCACTTCGGCGGTCCAAAAACAGATGGCGAAGAACCCGACGGCCTGCGGCCGGGCTGCGGTCAAACGGTGCCGAAGAACAGAAAGACGGCAACGTCACTTATTCTGTTTGAAGag GTCGATGTCATATTCGATGATGACGTCGGTTTCCTCACAGCCATCAAGACTTTCATGACGACCACTAAAAGACCAGTCGTTCTGACCACCAGTG ATCCTTTATTCAGAGAGAGATTCAACTGCAGCCTGGAGGAGATGCTGTTCAAAACGCCATCGGCG GTGAACGTCTGCAGCTACCTGCGGCTGGTGGCGTTGGCCGAGGGCGTGCGGCTGGAGTCGGACGACGCCCACGGCCTCGTCGGGCTGTTCGGGGTGGACGTGAGGCGctgcctgctgcagctgcagctgtgggtGCTCGGGGGAGGGGCCTCGCCCGAGGAGCCTTCTCGTGTGCGCC ACCCGAGTGTTGCTGGAAGAGGAGACGACTCAGGCGACCCAGGCTGCACTGCAAGCTCGCTGGGGCTCCACCGCGTGACCCAACGGCAACTGTTAAACCTACTGATG CTGCAGGTCTGGGCTGAAACGGACATGAAGGAGCTCCTGGGCCTCCTGGCCGAGAGCTGGAGGGGACACGTTCCTCTTCTGTACTCCAACCTGGAGCTTCTTCTGCCCATCGAGGCCGGGGGGAAGAACACATCTCGACTCGGCAAAAGGAAGCGTGTCCCGGCCACATCTGCAAGAGCATCATCACCGCTGCCACCAGAGAAGGTCACCGGATCCGGGGACGAGACTGAGGCGAACGCCGGCAAAGCGGTGACGGGCCGCTTGGAGGCCCTGGCGGACTTCTTCGACCTCATGTCCTACCTCGATTCCACAACGGGCCCACGCTGCCCCGAGGCGTTCGTCTGGACGGGAGCCGGGGTGACGGACGGCTCGCTGGACGAGATGAGCGAGGACAACGACGAGGTGGGCGGGACCTGGAGGCGAGAGGGGCTGTTGGAGATCCGGGCGGCCGTCGAGGGACTCGGGTGTcacaggtgctgctggagaATGTCGGAGGCGTCGACGAAAGCGGCAAagtgcagacaggaagtgggagACGCAAGGCCCGCCTCTTCAAAAAGACAGAGCCTAACCTTCGGCGGCGGTGCACCGTGCGCGCCGAG CGTGCGCAGGAGGAGGTTCGGGCTGAGCAGGAAGATTCTCGGCAGCGCGGCCTTCGGCCTGCTGGGGAGCAGGCGAGCGGTCGCTGTCGACTACATGGCGGTCCTCCGACACATCTGTCGCCTTCAAAGTGCGCAGGAACAGAAAGAGCCCAGCAG GTGTCTGAGGTACCTCAGCAGCACACAGCTGGGCCTCTCGAGGTCCACTATTCAACTGCTGGCAGAAGATTTCTCCTCGACAACCTGA
- the atad5b gene encoding ATPase family AAA domain-containing protein 5b isoform X4, with product MQNKLKRSKKSEHVLRPAEVRTSSCLGDGTSPGGGTAAAAGASCRKAPPKDVKIAPIFLLKTPHGKTKRRREGRPDRPVEKPQESVRFPRAPLVRSETESVNISCRGQLSPSAVHICLEEIQTANPAFPVGTVFSTLQKNTGEKLQDFGTTETKRSPQNDLQEKRKQGSDGPERQPKRLRCSPTAEEPFGVARCHSSAGLETSICNKLGRAHRLRRSGDPAGREPSSGPMNHPELKTCGLPQTDSSSEDVLWTDKYSPRHSSEIIGNSASVDKLRIWLKKWKLRADCDERRKMSERKQEENSNHSWDCGDFQGEAGPEDVDAGEAAPCSTALITGPAGVGKTASVYACAQELGFKVFEVNCSSQRSGRHVLAQLKEATQSHLVEVSGKDPLTPTYFNNYAASGCPPKSETFPGKTVRPKIATMTSRNRAAKRFGGCSRSGKTTAPAATLADYFKKKAKADRAHFGGPKTDGEEPDGLRPGCGQTVPKNRKTATSLILFEEVDVIFDDDVGFLTAIKTFMTTTKRPVVLTTSDPLFRERFNCSLEEMLFKTPSAVNVCSYLRLVALAEGVRLESDDAHGLVGLFGVDVRRCLLQLQLWVLGGGASPEEPSRVRHPSVAGRGDDSGDPGCTASSLGLHRVTQRQLLNLLMVWAETDMKELLGLLAESWRGHVPLLYSNLELLLPIEAGGKNTSRLGKRKRVPATSARASSPLPPEKVTGSGDETEANAGKAVTGRLEALADFFDLMSYLDSTTGPRCPEAFVWTGAGVTDGSLDEMSEDNDEVGGTWRREGLLEIRAAVEGLGCHRCCWRMSEASTKAAKCRQEVGDARPASSKRQSLTFGGGAPCAPSVRRRRFGLSRKILGSAAFGLLGSRRAVAVDYMAVLRHICRLQSAQEQKEPSRCLRYLSSTQLGLSRSTIQLLAEDFSSTT from the exons ATGCAAAACAAACTCAAACGGAGCAAGAAAAGCGAACATGTGTTGCGCCCGGCCGAGGTGAGGACGTCCAGCTGCTTGGGCGATGGAACATCACCGGGAGGAGGTACAGCCGCTGCCGCAGGCGCCTCTTGCAGAAAAGCCCCCCCAAAAGACGTCAAGATCGCGCCAATTTTCTTGCTTAAAACGCCGCACGGTAAAACTAAGCGGCGCCGCGAGGGGAGGCCGGATCGGCCGGTGGAGAAGCCGCAGGAATCGGTGCGGTTTCCCCGCGCGCCACTGGTGAGAAGTGAGACAGAGAGTGTAAATATCTCCTGCAGGGGACAGCTGTCACCCTCAGCTGTGCACATCTGTCTGGAAGAAATCCAAACAGCCAACCCAGCCTTTCCAGTCGGAACAGTGTTCAGCACTCTGCAGAAGAACACAGGTGAAAAGCTGCAGGATTTTGGAACCACAG AAACTAAAAGGTCCCCACAAAACGACCTACAGGAGAAGAGGAAACAAGGAAGCGATGGCCCTGAGAGGCAGCCCAAGCGTCTGCGGTGTAGTCCCACTGCGGAGGAACCCTTCGGGGTGGCTCGCTGTCACTCGTCGGCTGGCCTGGAGACGTCTATCTGCAACAAGCTGGGTCGCGCTCACCGACTGAGGAGAAGTGGTGACCCCGCAGGCCGCGAACCGAGCTCTGGACCGATGAATCACCCGGAGCTCAAAACCTGCGGCCTCCCCCAAACGG ATTCCAGTTCGGAGGACGTCCTATGGACAGACAAATACAGTCCTCGGCATTCGAGTGAAATCATCGGCAACTCTGCCTCCGTGGACAAACTGCGAAT TTGGTTGAAGAAATGGAAACTAAGAGCAGACTGTGACGAGAGGAGAAAAATGTCCGAaaggaaacaagaagaaaacagcaaTC ACTCGTGGGACTGTGGAGACTTCCAGGGCGAGGCCGGGCCGGAGGACGTCGACGCCGGAGAGGCGGCGCCGTGCAGCACCGCCTTGATCACGGGACCTGCAGGTGTGGGCAAGACCGCCTCGGTGTACGCCTGCGCTCAGGAGCTTGGCTTTAAGGTCTTTGAGGTGAACTGCTCCTCGCAGCGCAGCGGGCGCCACGTTCTTGCCCAGCTGAAGGAAGCTACCCAGTCCCACCTGGTGGAGGTCTCGGGGAAGGACCCACTGACACCAACGTACTTCAACAACTACGCCGCCAGCGGCTGCCCTCCTAAATCTGAGACGTTCCCTG gAAAAACGGTGCGTCCCAAAATCGCCACCATGACCTCAAGAAATAGAGCCGCCAAGAGGTTCGGCGGCTGCAGTCGCAGCGGAAAAACCACTGCACCCGCGGCCACTTTGGCCGACTACTTCAAGAAGAAGGCCAAAGCGGATCGCGCTCACTTCGGCGGTCCAAAAACAGATGGCGAAGAACCCGACGGCCTGCGGCCGGGCTGCGGTCAAACGGTGCCGAAGAACAGAAAGACGGCAACGTCACTTATTCTGTTTGAAGag GTCGATGTCATATTCGATGATGACGTCGGTTTCCTCACAGCCATCAAGACTTTCATGACGACCACTAAAAGACCAGTCGTTCTGACCACCAGTG ATCCTTTATTCAGAGAGAGATTCAACTGCAGCCTGGAGGAGATGCTGTTCAAAACGCCATCGGCG GTGAACGTCTGCAGCTACCTGCGGCTGGTGGCGTTGGCCGAGGGCGTGCGGCTGGAGTCGGACGACGCCCACGGCCTCGTCGGGCTGTTCGGGGTGGACGTGAGGCGctgcctgctgcagctgcagctgtgggtGCTCGGGGGAGGGGCCTCGCCCGAGGAGCCTTCTCGTGTGCGCC ACCCGAGTGTTGCTGGAAGAGGAGACGACTCAGGCGACCCAGGCTGCACTGCAAGCTCGCTGGGGCTCCACCGCGTGACCCAACGGCAACTGTTAAACCTACTGATG GTCTGGGCTGAAACGGACATGAAGGAGCTCCTGGGCCTCCTGGCCGAGAGCTGGAGGGGACACGTTCCTCTTCTGTACTCCAACCTGGAGCTTCTTCTGCCCATCGAGGCCGGGGGGAAGAACACATCTCGACTCGGCAAAAGGAAGCGTGTCCCGGCCACATCTGCAAGAGCATCATCACCGCTGCCACCAGAGAAGGTCACCGGATCCGGGGACGAGACTGAGGCGAACGCCGGCAAAGCGGTGACGGGCCGCTTGGAGGCCCTGGCGGACTTCTTCGACCTCATGTCCTACCTCGATTCCACAACGGGCCCACGCTGCCCCGAGGCGTTCGTCTGGACGGGAGCCGGGGTGACGGACGGCTCGCTGGACGAGATGAGCGAGGACAACGACGAGGTGGGCGGGACCTGGAGGCGAGAGGGGCTGTTGGAGATCCGGGCGGCCGTCGAGGGACTCGGGTGTcacaggtgctgctggagaATGTCGGAGGCGTCGACGAAAGCGGCAAagtgcagacaggaagtgggagACGCAAGGCCCGCCTCTTCAAAAAGACAGAGCCTAACCTTCGGCGGCGGTGCACCGTGCGCGCCGAG CGTGCGCAGGAGGAGGTTCGGGCTGAGCAGGAAGATTCTCGGCAGCGCGGCCTTCGGCCTGCTGGGGAGCAGGCGAGCGGTCGCTGTCGACTACATGGCGGTCCTCCGACACATCTGTCGCCTTCAAAGTGCGCAGGAACAGAAAGAGCCCAGCAG GTGTCTGAGGTACCTCAGCAGCACACAGCTGGGCCTCTCGAGGTCCACTATTCAACTGCTGGCAGAAGATTTCTCCTCGACAACCTGA